ACTTGTCTGCCTCAGACTCCCTGAGCCCAGCACCCTCCCATTAACATCAATGCAACTCCCAGTGTGCTCCAGAGCAGAAACAGGCaaagaaagtgcttttttcAGGGCTCCCCATGCACAAAGTAAACGTCAGGAAGACTACATTCTCCCTGCTCCATTCTAACCAATGGCAGCCGACCTTCGAACAGGGACACCAAATTCATTTCccatggttaaaaaaaaaaacgtgtTTAAGTCTCGTTTCATGCTACAAGCAGCTAAAGGCAATATTTATATGCAAATAAAAGCGTAACGATGTTTATACCACCGATTACGGCTAGCAAAACATAAGACTTTTAAAGTAAACGGAAGAAAAGGAAGCCAGAGCACGGCTGCCCCCCCgccctctttccctccctccccccccaggcCGCGCACCTGAGCCGCATACGGCCAACTCACCTCACAACGCGGCTGCTGCCGGAAGATGCCCGTCCCTCCgctcccatccccacctcctcccaccCGACGGCTGCTCTCCGCCACGcgctgtatttatttacttcgGCCCTCCGCTCTCGCCGCGCGCCGCGAGGGGGCGCCATACGGAGCGGCGGCCCTCGAGGCCGTCGCGGTCGGCGCTGCCGTCGGCCGGTGCCTGGCGCGGGCGGCGCCGTCGCGGCACGGCGCTGCTGCCCCCTCCGCCGGGGAGGAGCGGGAGGCGacgggcggggagcggggcggcgggggggagGGCAGCGTTTAAACGGAGGGCGGTGACACCGCACAAAAGATTGCGATAGGCTCCGGCGAGGTTACGGCGGAGGCAACGGGGAGGGGGAGAGCCTCCGTCAGAGCCGTGCAGCGTCTGGCTGGCAGCGCCGCCGCGGCCGCCTCTTCCCAATAGTTTGTCTGAGAGCCCGAGAAGGGAATTTAAAAGAACCTCCTTtcgttttatttttatttttcttccccgGGACTTGGCGATCGGCGGCGGAACATGGCAGGAggagcgcggggccgggcgggatGCAGCATCCGCGGTCGGAGCGCGGAGCCCCCGCCCTTGTTTGCGGGAAGAGCCTAAGTtggagcggcggcggcgcggcgggggccggccggggcggggcggcggcgccgAGCGGGCCCAGGGCGGCGGGCATGaagcggcggcgggcggcgggcggccgcGTGAATGACCGAGGCAGGAAGGAGTGAGGCAGCGGCAGAAGGAAGGGGAGCGGATCCCGCCCTCCCTCCCCAGCGCCCGGATCCGGTGgctcttttaattttttatttttattttgccttttgcgtggctttttttttttttttttttttcccctccctctttttttttttttttaacaaacccCCTCCCACGgtcccttctctctctctctatccCCGTTCTCCCCTCCCGGCCCGGGCGGGCCACACCCTCCGCAGCGCTTCCTGCGAgccggcggcgcggggccgcggcgggCGCGCCGGGGGCGGCACATGGTGCGCAGCCGCCGCCCCTCCGGCCCCTGCGAGCAGCGCCCGGGCGGCGGGAGGGCGGCCCCCAGGGCTGCGGCCCCGCGCTAGCTCCGCTTTAGCTCCACTCCTCCGGGCTATTCCGTTTCCTAAAGGGAACTTTGCGCAGGATCCCGCAGCcggaggaagggagggaagtgCAAAGACGAGGggagaaatatatatatatacgtattgCTAAGCCGCACGATGCCGGAGCGCGGCCCGGGGGCTCCCGGTCAGCGCAGAGCCGCCGCTGGAGAGCCGTAGAGCGGAGCCTGGAGCCGGAGCGGTGCGGGAGCCCCGGCGGAGCTCGCCCCCCGCAGCACGGCAGCCCCGGCgcccagagccttttcttgcCTCCCGGCGATTAATGGAATGATGTTGCGGAAAAGGCAGAGCGATCCTGCCGGGCTCAGTCGGGACTGCTCGGGCGGCGGCAGAGGCGGCGGCAGTGGGGTAGCGAGCGGCATGCGAGGCCCCCCCCGGCGCTATGGCTAGCGGCGGCTCTGGCAAGTCCAGCAGCGAGGTGTCCGGCGGCGGCATCCCCAGcggcagctccctgcagaggaagaagctCATCTCTATCTGCGACCACTGCAAGATCAAGATGCAACTGGTGGCCGATCTGCTTCTGCTGTCGAGCGAGACCAGGCCGGTGAACACTGAGAGCTTGTCTGTCTTCGGCGAGTCTTTCGAGAAGTGCAGGGACACGATTATCGCCAGGACCAAAGGACTTTCCATCTTGACCCACGACGTCCAGAGCCAGCTCAATATGGGACGCTTCGGGGAGGTGGGGGAAAGCCTGATGGAGATGGGGGAGCTGGTGGTCTCCCTGACCGAGTGCTCTGCCCACGCTGCCTATCTGGCTGCAGTGGAGACTCCAGGGGCCCAGCCTGCCATGCCCGGCTTGGTGGATCGCTACAAGGTGACGCGATGTCGGCACGAGGTGGAGCATGGCTGCGGGGTCTTGAAGACCACCCCTTTGGCAGATATGAgccctcagctcctgctggaggTTTCCCAGAACATGTCCAAGAACTTGAAATTCCTGACAGACGCCTGTGTGCTGGCCAGTGAGAAATCCAAGGATAAATTTGCTAAGGAGCAGTTCAAACTCAGTGTCAAATGTATGAGCACCAGCGCCTCCGCCCTCTTGGCGTGTGTCAAGGAGGTCAAGACTTCACCCAGCGAGCTGACCAGGAACCGCTGCGTCTTGTTCAGTGGACCTTTGGTGCAGTCTGTCTATGCTCTGGTGGGCTTTGCCACTGAGCCCCAGTTTTTGGGTAAAGCTGCCACCATCAATCCGGAGGGCAAAGCTGTGCAAACTGCTATCCTAGGAGGAGCCATGAGTGTGGTTTCTGCTTGTGTGCTCCTGACCCAATGCCTCAGGGATATAGCCCAACACCCCGAAAGTAGCACCAAAATGAGCGATTACAGGGAAAGGTTGAGGAACTCAGCTTGCGCCGTCTCGGATGGTTGCAACCTGTTATCTCAGGCACTAAGAGAAAGATCTTCACCCAGGACTTTACCGCCAGTGAACTCCAATTCTGTGAATTAACCCCCACACCTTCTGTTTAGATCTCAGTCAttgctaaaggaaaataatatccCACCTCCTCACCCCTGTTTTGTATACCAAAGAATTCGCTTGGATGGGCCCAATCCTTTGATTTCACGTGGTGAAGAAGCAGAACAGCATATTCAAATTATACGTACTAACAAAGGTAGCCAGTTTgggcttctttttattttgagcaAGTACCTGCAGATAAATGTTCCTTTATTCAACCAGATCTTCACACAGATGGTAATAGCAACTGTTTAAAAGTTTTATATTTGGGGAGGTGGGGGTATCtgaactaacaaaaaaaaaaaaaaaaaaaaaaaagaaaaaaaagaaaaaaggaaaagaaaatagctttaatCGCGCTGGGTGCGGTTTTTAAAGTTTGTCTTGTCTTGTCTTCCGAAATTTCCCTTCTAAATTTTACTGTTTGGTTGTGCAGGAAAAAGGTTACCTCAGTTCTCATTcgttttaaaaatgaaaagaa
This Lagopus muta isolate bLagMut1 chromosome 10, bLagMut1 primary, whole genome shotgun sequence DNA region includes the following protein-coding sequences:
- the TLNRD1 gene encoding talin rod domain-containing protein 1, with product MASGGSGKSSSEVSGGGIPSGSSLQRKKLISICDHCKIKMQLVADLLLLSSETRPVNTESLSVFGESFEKCRDTIIARTKGLSILTHDVQSQLNMGRFGEVGESLMEMGELVVSLTECSAHAAYLAAVETPGAQPAMPGLVDRYKVTRCRHEVEHGCGVLKTTPLADMSPQLLLEVSQNMSKNLKFLTDACVLASEKSKDKFAKEQFKLSVKCMSTSASALLACVKEVKTSPSELTRNRCVLFSGPLVQSVYALVGFATEPQFLGKAATINPEGKAVQTAILGGAMSVVSACVLLTQCLRDIAQHPESSTKMSDYRERLRNSACAVSDGCNLLSQALRERSSPRTLPPVNSNSVN